From a single Xiphophorus maculatus strain JP 163 A chromosome 5, X_maculatus-5.0-male, whole genome shotgun sequence genomic region:
- the ttc26 gene encoding intraflagellar transport protein 56, with protein MILSRVKPAVGEETLGSISDKKKKNKTKVPSLEEYLQQRDYLGALTLLEFQRSIGEKHENADLWICYCAFHLGDYKRAMEEYKSLTEKPDCPAEVWVYLGCALFFLGLYKEAEEAASKAPMSPLQNRLLFHLEHKFKDEKRLMAFHQNLEDVTEDQLSLASIHYMRSHYQEAIDIYKRLLLQNRDYLALKVYVALCYYKLDYYDVSQEVLAVYLQNIPDSTIALNLKACNHFRLYNGKAAEAELKNLIDISSCSFEFAKELIRHNLVVFRDGEGALQVLPPLIDVIPEARLNLVIYYLRQDDVQEAYNLIQDLDPVTPQEYILKGVVNAALGLEIGSRDHLKIAQQFFQLVGGSASECDTIPGRQCMASCFFLLRQFEDVLIYLNSVKSYFYNDDTFNFNYAQAKAALGNYKEAEEVFLLIQNEKIKNDYVYLSWLARCYIMNQKSQLAWELYHKMGTSSDSFSMLQLIANDCYKMGQFYYSAKAFDALEKLDPSSNYWDGKRGACVGVFQLILANKEPKEMLKEVLVFLQNSGNPQVEYIIRILRKWAKDNRVLL; from the exons ATG ATCCTGTCACGCGTGAAGCCAGCTGTGGGAGAAGAGACACTGGGAAGCATCAgtgataaaaagaagaaaaacaaaaccaaggtCCCCAGTTTGGAGGAGTACCTTCAGCAAAGAGACTACCTGGGTGCCTTAACGTTGTTGGAG tttcagaGAAGCATTggagaaaaacatgagaatgCAGACCTGTGGATTTGCTACTGTGCATTTCACCTTGGTGATTACAAGAGAGCCATGGAG GAGTACAAATCTCTGACCGAGAAGCCGGATTGTCCTGCAGAGGTGTGGGTCTATCTGGGCTGTGCCCTGTTTTTTCTGGGGCTTTATAAAGAAGCTGAGGAGGCAGCATCGAAAG CACCGATGTCCCCCCTCCAAAACCGGCTGCTGTTTCACCTGGAGCACAAG TTTAAGGATGAAAAGCGACTGATGGCCTTCCACCAGAACCTGGAGGATGTGACAGAGGATCAGCTGAGTCTGGCCTCCATCCACTACATGCGCTCTCACTACCAAGAGGCCATAGACATCTATAAACGCCTTCTGCTGCAGAACAG AGATTACCTGGCTCTGAAAGTTTACGTGGCTCTGTGTTACTACAAGCTGGACTACTATGATGTGTCTCAGGAGGTTCTGGCCGTGTACCTGCAGAACATCCCGGATTCAACCATAGCTCTCAACCTCAAAGCCTGCAACCATTTCAGGTTGTACAACGGCAAAGCAGCAGAG GCTGAGCTGAAGAACCTAATTGACATCTCCTCCTGTTCCTTTGAGTTCGCTAAGGAGCTTATCCGACACAACCTG GTGGTGTTCCGGGATGGGGAGGGCGCGCTGCAGGTGCTGCCGCCTTTGATCGATGTGATTCCCGAGGCTAGACTCAACCTGGTCATCTACTATCTGAGACAAG aCGACGTCCAGGAGGCTTACAACCTCATCCAAGATCTGGATCCCGTTACCCCTCAG GAGTATATTTTAAAAGGAGTTGTGAATGCTGCACTTGGACTAGAAATCGGATCA AGGGATCACCTAAAAATCGCCCAGCAGTTTTTTCAGTTGGTCGGCGGCTCAGCTAGCGAGTGCG atacTATCCCTGGCAGACAGTGCATGGCCTCCTGCTTTTTTCTCCTGAGACAGTTTGAGGATGTTCTCATATATCTCAACTCTGTCAAG agttACTTCTACAACGATGACACATTCAACTTCAACTATGCTCAAGCTAAAGCGGCGCTCGGAAACTACAAAGAAGCAGAGGAG GTTTTTCTGCTCATTCAGAATGAAAAGATCAAGAATGACTATGTTTACCTCAGCTGGCTTGCTCGATGTT ACATAATGAACCAGAAGAGCCAGCTTGCCTGGGAGCTTTATCATAAAATGGGCACTTCCTCTGATTCCTTCAGTATGCTGCAGCTGATTGCCAACGACTGCTACAAG ATGGGCCAGTTCTACTATTCTGCCAAAGCATTTGATGCCCTGGAGAAGCTGGACCCAAGCTCCAATTACTGGGATGGCAAAAGGGGGGCATGTGTCGGCGTCTTTCAGCTCATACTGGCAAACAAGGAGCCCAA GGAGATGCTCAAGGAGGTTTTAGTCTTCCTGCAGAATTCAGGAAACCCTCAGGTTGAATACATTATCAGGATCCTGAGAAAGTGGGCCAAAGACAACAGAGTCCTCCTCTAA
- the LOC102230101 gene encoding solute carrier family 25 member 38-B-like isoform X1, with amino-acid sequence MQEKQDSQNRTPGVLGKAHPALKAFMCGSLSGTCSTLLFQPLDLVKTRLQTLQNNAKPGTPKVGMFRVFIQVIRTENFFSLWKGVSPSFVRCIPGVGIYFSTFYSLKQHFFQDRAPNAGEAVLLGAGARTVAGICMLPFTVIKTRFESGYYNYASVPGALRSMYETEGVRALFSGLTATLLRDAPFSGIYVMFYSQAKRALPQEVTSAPYAPLVNFSCGVVAGVMASVVTQPADVVKTHIQVSPSHWRTADAVRYIYTEKGMSGFFRGAVPRSLRRTLMAAMAWTVYEQLMARMGLKS; translated from the exons ATGCAGGAAAAGCAGGATTCTCAGAACCGAACCCCAGGCGTTCTGGGGAAG GCTCACCCCGCTCTGAAAGCCTTCATGTGCGGCTCCCTCAGCGGCACCTGCTCCACGCTGCTCTTCCAGCCCCTGGATCTGGTCAAAACACGGCTGCAGACGCTGCAGAACAATGCCAAGCCAGG GACGCCAAAGGTGGGAATGTTCCGGGTTTTCATTCAGGTCATCAGGACAGAGAATTTCTTCAGTCTGTGGAAAGGAGTTTCACCG TCATTTGTTCGCTGCATTCCCGGAGTGGGAATCTACTTCAGCACTTTCTACTCCCTGAAGCAGCACTTCTTCCAGGACCGGGCACCGAACGCTGGCGAGGCCGTTCTGCTCGGAGCCGGTGCCAGAACCGTGGCAGGGATCTGCATGCTGCCGTTCACTGTCATCAAGACGCGCTTTGAG AGCGGATATTACAACTATGCGAGCGTGCCGGGAGCTCTGAGGAGCATGTATGAGACGGAGGGAGTCAGAGCTCTGTTCTCGGGGCTGACCGCCACGCTGCTGCGAGACGCTCCTTTCTCCGGCATCTACGTCATGTTTTACAGCCAGGCCAAGCGAGCGCTGCCTCAAG AAGTGACATCAGCGCCGTACGCGCCGCTGGTGAACTTCAGCTGTGGAGTGGTAGCAGGCGTCATGGCTTCTGTGGTCACGCAGCCTGCGGATGTGGTGAAGACTCACATCCAAGTCAGCCCGTCCCACTGGAGGACAGCAGACGCTGTCCGCTACATCTACACG GAGAAGGGCATGTCTGGTTTTTTCCGCGGCGCAGTGCCAAGATCTCTCCGGCGCACTCTGATGGCCGCCATGGCTTGGACTGTCTACGAGCAGCTCATGGCTCGCATGGGCCTGAAGTCCTGA
- the LOC102230101 gene encoding solute carrier family 25 member 38-B-like isoform X2 has product MEVLAAHPALKAFMCGSLSGTCSTLLFQPLDLVKTRLQTLQNNAKPGTPKVGMFRVFIQVIRTENFFSLWKGVSPSFVRCIPGVGIYFSTFYSLKQHFFQDRAPNAGEAVLLGAGARTVAGICMLPFTVIKTRFESGYYNYASVPGALRSMYETEGVRALFSGLTATLLRDAPFSGIYVMFYSQAKRALPQEVTSAPYAPLVNFSCGVVAGVMASVVTQPADVVKTHIQVSPSHWRTADAVRYIYTEKGMSGFFRGAVPRSLRRTLMAAMAWTVYEQLMARMGLKS; this is encoded by the exons ATGGAGGTGTTAGCG GCTCACCCCGCTCTGAAAGCCTTCATGTGCGGCTCCCTCAGCGGCACCTGCTCCACGCTGCTCTTCCAGCCCCTGGATCTGGTCAAAACACGGCTGCAGACGCTGCAGAACAATGCCAAGCCAGG GACGCCAAAGGTGGGAATGTTCCGGGTTTTCATTCAGGTCATCAGGACAGAGAATTTCTTCAGTCTGTGGAAAGGAGTTTCACCG TCATTTGTTCGCTGCATTCCCGGAGTGGGAATCTACTTCAGCACTTTCTACTCCCTGAAGCAGCACTTCTTCCAGGACCGGGCACCGAACGCTGGCGAGGCCGTTCTGCTCGGAGCCGGTGCCAGAACCGTGGCAGGGATCTGCATGCTGCCGTTCACTGTCATCAAGACGCGCTTTGAG AGCGGATATTACAACTATGCGAGCGTGCCGGGAGCTCTGAGGAGCATGTATGAGACGGAGGGAGTCAGAGCTCTGTTCTCGGGGCTGACCGCCACGCTGCTGCGAGACGCTCCTTTCTCCGGCATCTACGTCATGTTTTACAGCCAGGCCAAGCGAGCGCTGCCTCAAG AAGTGACATCAGCGCCGTACGCGCCGCTGGTGAACTTCAGCTGTGGAGTGGTAGCAGGCGTCATGGCTTCTGTGGTCACGCAGCCTGCGGATGTGGTGAAGACTCACATCCAAGTCAGCCCGTCCCACTGGAGGACAGCAGACGCTGTCCGCTACATCTACACG GAGAAGGGCATGTCTGGTTTTTTCCGCGGCGCAGTGCCAAGATCTCTCCGGCGCACTCTGATGGCCGCCATGGCTTGGACTGTCTACGAGCAGCTCATGGCTCGCATGGGCCTGAAGTCCTGA